From Candidatus Bathyarchaeota archaeon, one genomic window encodes:
- a CDS encoding CBS domain-containing protein, which produces MAVSATVKEIYSQQFNTVLENDSASRCLEGFKKGLPPVLAVLDDHDNYVGMVSRRSVLRTRLDLSRTKVKSLMTVAPEVSLGDSLSRVARLMIGSGVRQLPVFEKNRIVGFVTDEAVIHATVGAEWGNNPVESIMTRAPHTMDANRSVGAVLGLMREYGISHVPIMEKGRLAGLVSIQDIIGNLYWPLQRIGNTDVVGERIETLAVPAKGIMSSPVITVEPKKSLRECEQLMHKHDISCLCVVDSDRLVGVVTKLDFLEPISQMETAERRLSVQFGTKDVEISPEQQQFMMTEFDSFARRFQDAFQLGSLFVYMKTHKGTNMRGTPMIHCRLQFRTTKGSFFAASEGWGVEPTFKVALDRLERRLLRSKELLAYNPRFAKDYLRKVGLPQEES; this is translated from the coding sequence ATGGCAGTATCCGCTACTGTTAAGGAAATCTATTCTCAGCAATTCAACACCGTGTTGGAAAACGATAGCGCATCTAGATGTCTAGAAGGCTTCAAGAAAGGATTGCCCCCTGTCTTAGCTGTCCTAGACGACCACGATAACTATGTGGGGATGGTAAGCCGCCGCTCAGTTCTACGCACAAGACTCGACTTAAGCCGCACCAAAGTCAAAAGTCTAATGACTGTTGCACCCGAGGTTAGTTTAGGCGATTCATTGAGCCGTGTTGCTAGATTAATGATTGGCAGCGGTGTACGGCAGCTTCCAGTTTTTGAAAAGAACAGAATAGTTGGTTTCGTGACCGACGAAGCGGTAATTCATGCAACGGTGGGTGCTGAATGGGGCAATAACCCTGTCGAGTCGATTATGACAAGGGCCCCTCACACCATGGACGCAAACCGAAGTGTGGGTGCAGTGTTGGGTTTGATGCGTGAATACGGCATATCTCATGTTCCAATAATGGAAAAAGGAAGGCTCGCAGGCTTGGTGAGTATTCAAGACATCATAGGCAACCTCTACTGGCCACTGCAACGTATAGGCAACACTGATGTCGTTGGTGAACGCATCGAAACTTTAGCGGTGCCCGCCAAAGGCATCATGAGTTCGCCAGTTATTACTGTTGAGCCAAAAAAGAGCTTGCGGGAATGCGAGCAACTGATGCATAAACATGACATCTCATGCCTCTGTGTTGTGGATTCTGACCGATTGGTTGGAGTGGTAACAAAGTTGGATTTCTTAGAGCCAATCAGCCAGATGGAAACCGCTGAACGCCGCTTGAGTGTACAGTTTGGAACAAAAGACGTGGAAATCAGTCCAGAGCAGCAGCAGTTTATGATGACCGAGTTCGATTCGTTTGCACGGCGCTTCCAAGACGCATTCCAGTTGGGGTCATTGTTCGTTTACATGAAAACCCACAAAGGCACCAACATGCGGGGAACACCCATGATTCACTGCAGACTGCAATTCCGTACAACAAAAGGAAGCTTCTTTGCCGCCAGCGAAGGTTGGGGTGTTGAACCCACATTCAAAGTGGCCCTAGATCGTTTGGAGCGCAGACTGCTTCGCAGTAAAGAGTTGCTTGCCTACAACCCGCGATTTGCAAAGGATTATCTGCGTAAAGTCGGGTTACCCCAAGAAGAAAGCTAA
- a CDS encoding FxLYD domain-containing protein, which translates to MKNKLSACFLLLTIVCGLSLTSFGGVSAQTENVRIISYSYYIDMLGNLVVVGEVQNVGNTVIDYVVVSGAVTGSDGSYVESGNRVWALNLIPGQKAPFYLDFLSKYTNSQTWYVGVADVSLSIYQAPSTTKYQYQEVKVLDDKPAPTSEGEYWVKGNLKNNGAQTATDVTVLATFYNSSGTVVAIGYSTTISSLAAGATTSFKVAAFDLNQTLVSPPQKIAGYSLLVQVKSPMQTGTAPVANTTIIPVPTTAPTANNSDTEANTDQNVIYVGVVVAVVIAVIVASVLLKRRKPADKPVSQKPLPKKQKRK; encoded by the coding sequence TTGAAAAACAAATTATCTGCATGTTTCTTATTACTGACCATTGTGTGTGGTTTATCACTGACTTCTTTTGGCGGGGTTTCCGCGCAAACCGAGAATGTAAGAATCATCAGCTACAGTTATTATATCGATATGTTGGGTAACTTGGTTGTTGTGGGCGAAGTTCAAAACGTCGGCAACACCGTTATCGATTATGTAGTGGTTTCTGGAGCGGTGACAGGTTCAGACGGCAGTTACGTAGAATCAGGCAACCGCGTCTGGGCACTCAACCTCATCCCTGGCCAGAAAGCGCCCTTCTACTTGGATTTCTTATCAAAATACACTAACAGCCAAACATGGTATGTCGGGGTCGCCGACGTAAGCCTAAGTATATACCAAGCACCTAGCACAACAAAATATCAGTATCAAGAAGTGAAAGTTTTAGATGACAAACCAGCACCTACTTCTGAAGGCGAATATTGGGTTAAAGGCAACCTAAAAAACAACGGTGCCCAAACAGCAACTGACGTAACCGTCCTTGCAACATTCTACAATTCTTCTGGAACTGTAGTTGCAATCGGGTACAGCACAACCATATCGAGTCTCGCAGCTGGAGCCACCACTTCCTTCAAAGTAGCAGCATTCGACCTAAACCAAACCCTCGTAAGCCCACCCCAAAAAATCGCGGGTTACAGCCTGCTTGTTCAAGTAAAATCTCCGATGCAAACAGGAACCGCGCCAGTTGCAAACACAACTATTATCCCTGTTCCGACTACAGCGCCCACAGCAAACAACTCCGATACAGAGGCGAACACTGACCAAAACGTGATCTACGTTGGGGTGGTGGTTGCGGTGGTTATTGCGGTTATCGTTGCATCTGTTCTGCTAAAGCGGCGTAAACCAGCAGATAAACCTGTTTCCCAAAAGCCATTGCCAAAAAAACAAAAACGCAAATGA
- a CDS encoding FxLYD domain-containing protein codes for MKKAIVCILLVLALTLPAFAVTPNASSQTSDVKILSYTYRFDSSGILVVIGEVQNQGQNVVGTVILSGTAKSGYGNEVLSGDLAWANNLLPGQKAPFYMQFRSNLTSSGAWTGGISEISIRVIQAEPITSYQYQGVVITSHKASQTSGTYSVSGEIKNTGSQTATNVAVVATFYNSEGKPVAVGYSTKEATMAPEGINSFTLSALNFNQTSADASNKITKYELMVQVEEPLLTGMLPAAPAPVTGPDSQIDTPTGNNLSPAFIAIFIVAIVVVIGLWVLIKRRNSTKIKSPKKSIKHNHNRRRRRR; via the coding sequence ATGAAAAAAGCAATCGTTTGCATCCTGCTTGTTCTCGCCTTAACCTTACCTGCATTTGCAGTAACCCCCAACGCGTCAAGCCAAACGAGCGACGTAAAAATCCTTAGTTACACGTACCGTTTTGACTCCTCAGGCATACTAGTCGTGATTGGAGAAGTACAAAACCAGGGCCAAAATGTTGTTGGAACAGTAATCCTCTCAGGAACCGCCAAGTCAGGCTATGGCAACGAAGTGCTATCGGGCGACTTGGCTTGGGCTAACAATCTTCTACCTGGACAGAAAGCACCTTTTTACATGCAATTCCGCTCCAACTTAACTAGCAGTGGCGCTTGGACAGGCGGCATCTCAGAAATCAGCATAAGAGTAATTCAGGCAGAGCCAATAACGAGTTACCAGTACCAAGGCGTTGTTATTACATCTCACAAGGCTTCACAAACTTCAGGTACCTATTCTGTTAGCGGGGAAATCAAAAATACAGGTTCCCAAACCGCAACCAACGTCGCGGTAGTTGCGACATTCTACAACTCTGAAGGAAAACCGGTCGCGGTAGGTTACTCGACTAAGGAAGCCACGATGGCACCTGAAGGAATCAACTCTTTCACCCTTTCAGCCCTTAATTTTAACCAAACCTCTGCAGATGCAAGCAATAAAATCACTAAATACGAGTTGATGGTACAGGTAGAAGAACCCTTACTGACTGGAATGTTGCCTGCGGCTCCTGCGCCGGTAACTGGACCAGATTCTCAAATTGACACGCCGACGGGCAATAACTTGTCACCTGCTTTCATTGCAATATTTATTGTGGCGATTGTAGTTGTCATCGGTTTATGGGTTCTAATAAAACGGCGTAACTCTACAAAGATAAAGAGCCCCAAAAAATCAATCAAACATAACCATAATCGACGACGGCGACGGCGATAA
- a CDS encoding radical SAM protein, whose translation MPQPNALPDRIRVSIGTAVVLGLAEAKLDAAPTTAYLMTYSTDKCRANCGFCPQAKGSKSSAQLLSRVTWPIYPTAQVIAALATAVGQKRIQRVCIQTLNYPDVFDHLEAVVSEIKGLMDVPVSVSCQPQAAENVARLKAAGVDRLGIALDGATKAVFDQVKGGCYCWETQFRLFREALAVFGEGNVSTHVIVGLGETEREVVEIVGRCVDLGVLPALFAFTPVRGTALERNSPPELAAYRRLQLARYLIVNGKTTPQNMTFDGNGRIVHFGLTSADLETIIASGAPFQTSGCPHCNRPYYNEKPSGPIYNYPKKLSGEEIRKTKALLGY comes from the coding sequence ATGCCTCAACCTAATGCGTTGCCCGACCGAATTCGAGTTTCTATAGGAACCGCAGTAGTTCTTGGGCTTGCTGAGGCTAAACTGGATGCGGCGCCAACCACAGCGTACCTAATGACTTATTCAACTGATAAGTGTAGGGCTAATTGTGGTTTTTGTCCCCAAGCAAAAGGTAGCAAAAGTAGCGCTCAACTTCTCTCTCGCGTAACATGGCCAATCTATCCAACAGCACAAGTCATAGCGGCACTCGCTACAGCAGTTGGGCAGAAAAGGATTCAGAGGGTCTGCATACAAACCCTAAATTATCCAGACGTATTTGATCATCTTGAAGCTGTTGTATCTGAAATCAAGGGTTTAATGGATGTTCCAGTTTCGGTTTCTTGCCAACCACAAGCCGCAGAAAACGTTGCCCGATTGAAAGCGGCAGGTGTTGACAGATTAGGCATTGCTTTGGATGGTGCAACTAAAGCAGTGTTTGACCAAGTCAAAGGTGGCTGTTATTGTTGGGAGACTCAGTTTCGGCTTTTCAGGGAGGCTTTGGCGGTTTTTGGTGAGGGTAACGTTAGCACTCATGTGATTGTGGGTTTAGGAGAAACAGAACGCGAAGTGGTTGAAATTGTGGGTCGATGTGTGGATTTGGGTGTTTTGCCTGCGTTGTTTGCGTTTACGCCTGTGCGTGGAACTGCTTTGGAGCGCAATTCTCCCCCTGAACTCGCAGCATACAGGCGTCTGCAACTCGCCCGATACCTCATCGTCAACGGCAAAACAACCCCGCAGAACATGACTTTTGACGGCAACGGAAGAATCGTCCACTTCGGCTTAACAAGTGCGGACCTTGAAACCATAATTGCAAGCGGCGCCCCGTTCCAGACTTCTGGATGCCCACACTGCAACCGCCCCTACTACAATGAAAAACCAAGCGGACCCATCTACAACTACCCCAAAAAGCTCAGTGGAGAAGAAATTAGGAAAACAAAGGCATTGTTAGGTTATTAG
- a CDS encoding CDP-alcohol phosphatidyltransferase family protein, which produces MNKKAFVPSGISTLRLVALPLFLYFFTNGATAGCIVVFGFAQLTDLVDGYVARKLGVTSKFGAYFDAATDFVLVTGIFVAFTLSNYYSAWILLLIVASFTQFIVTSRFHKKLYDPLGKYIGSVLYLAIGLTLLSPTEPVFLLVEVGFSVFAVASFVTRTVSLSARYKRNLLIRREMQRIKLHSA; this is translated from the coding sequence ATGAACAAGAAAGCATTCGTTCCATCAGGCATCAGCACGTTGCGACTGGTAGCTCTGCCCCTTTTTCTCTACTTCTTTACCAACGGAGCCACAGCAGGCTGCATCGTTGTTTTTGGGTTTGCGCAGCTGACGGATTTAGTGGATGGCTACGTTGCCCGAAAGCTTGGGGTCACTTCGAAGTTTGGTGCTTACTTTGATGCTGCAACGGATTTCGTGTTAGTTACAGGCATATTTGTGGCTTTCACGTTAAGCAACTATTATTCCGCTTGGATTCTGCTGCTGATTGTGGCGTCGTTTACACAGTTTATCGTAACCAGCCGTTTCCACAAAAAACTCTACGATCCATTGGGAAAATACATTGGCAGCGTCCTCTACCTCGCCATCGGCTTAACCTTGCTCTCGCCAACGGAACCCGTTTTTTTGCTGGTTGAAGTGGGTTTTTCAGTTTTTGCAGTAGCCAGTTTTGTGACTCGAACAGTCAGCCTTTCAGCCCGCTACAAGAGAAACCTGCTGATACGAAGAGAAATGCAGCGAATCAAACTGCACTCTGCATAA
- a CDS encoding winged helix-turn-helix domain-containing protein, translating to MADKRKGSVQIRFEILEYLFFAGKNQLRTHVWRKATDASYDDFLKHLSYLKDKGFVEETAEGQILITAEGRRIYISLRDALPSLL from the coding sequence ATGGCAGATAAACGCAAGGGATCAGTGCAAATACGCTTTGAAATCTTAGAGTACCTCTTCTTCGCAGGCAAAAACCAGCTGCGCACCCATGTCTGGAGGAAAGCAACAGACGCCTCATACGACGATTTCCTAAAACACCTCAGCTACCTCAAAGACAAGGGCTTTGTAGAAGAAACCGCGGAGGGACAGATTCTGATTACAGCTGAAGGACGCAGAATCTACATCAGCCTTCGAGACGCGTTGCCCTCGCTGCTTTAA